One segment of Leptospiraceae bacterium DNA contains the following:
- a CDS encoding response regulator has product MVWAILAPFGSLVFQNNKKATYWLIAYIVLAFISVAQSYYYPDMENPKWMRLLFFSTNILAVSLLSFFVMLYFVTESRKEFTRQSIIERQQEAIETTQRIAKSYARFMPSEFLTFLNKDSITDLKLGDYMEDEMTVFFSDIRGFTTLSEKMSSRDLLQFLNSYLSIVSPIVQSNDGFIDKFIGDAIMAIFPQSPINALIAAVDLCKALEIYNITREKKIRETFRIGIGMHIGKMTLGTVGSEERMDTTVVGDTVNLASRLESLTKVFHVPILVSDSFYEKLSPEDKENLREIDIVTVKGKTVSVRVYEVFAVDTKEVIEKKKKTTPDLLEAIQLFRLGKFLESRKIFTKCQEFCPEDSIPVVYINRCDNSLSEIKKQSKNQINENIKILIVDDNIAVLDYMQYILKKNKFEVITATNGKEAVLKYGELSPNCVLLDISMPDMDGLQVAEIIQGFAEQRNELPKIIFVTSKEESSVKEKIQNLGYGFLPKPLNINDLLKVIGY; this is encoded by the coding sequence ATGGTATGGGCAATCCTTGCTCCATTTGGATCTCTCGTTTTTCAAAATAATAAAAAAGCAACCTATTGGCTAATAGCTTATATAGTTTTGGCATTTATTTCAGTTGCGCAAAGCTACTATTATCCGGACATGGAAAATCCCAAATGGATGAGACTTCTATTTTTCTCTACGAATATTTTAGCCGTTTCGCTTCTTTCATTCTTCGTAATGCTCTATTTTGTAACTGAATCGAGAAAAGAATTTACAAGGCAATCAATTATAGAAAGACAACAAGAAGCGATAGAAACAACACAGCGAATTGCAAAATCTTATGCTAGATTTATGCCCTCTGAATTTCTGACGTTCTTAAATAAAGATTCGATTACTGATTTAAAACTCGGTGATTATATGGAAGATGAAATGACCGTTTTCTTTTCAGATATAAGAGGTTTTACTACCTTATCTGAAAAAATGAGTTCTAGAGATCTTCTCCAATTTTTAAACTCTTACCTTTCTATCGTATCACCTATCGTACAATCCAACGATGGATTCATTGATAAGTTTATTGGAGATGCGATCATGGCAATTTTTCCGCAGTCTCCGATAAATGCACTAATTGCGGCGGTTGATCTTTGCAAAGCGCTAGAAATATATAACATTACAAGAGAGAAGAAAATTCGAGAAACATTTCGAATCGGTATAGGAATGCATATCGGCAAAATGACCTTAGGCACAGTAGGTTCAGAAGAAAGAATGGATACGACTGTCGTTGGTGACACTGTAAATCTTGCTTCTCGCTTAGAGTCTTTGACGAAAGTTTTTCATGTTCCGATCTTAGTTTCAGATTCTTTTTATGAAAAACTATCTCCAGAAGATAAAGAAAATTTACGTGAGATTGATATAGTCACAGTAAAAGGGAAAACTGTTTCCGTAAGAGTATACGAAGTATTTGCCGTTGATACAAAAGAAGTAATTGAAAAAAAGAAAAAAACCACGCCAGATTTATTAGAGGCAATTCAATTATTCCGCTTGGGTAAATTTTTAGAATCCAGAAAAATTTTTACTAAGTGTCAAGAGTTTTGTCCGGAGGATTCGATTCCCGTTGTTTATATCAATCGATGTGATAATTCACTTTCAGAAATAAAAAAACAATCCAAAAATCAAATCAATGAAAATATAAAAATCCTAATCGTGGATGATAACATAGCTGTTTTGGACTACATGCAATATATCCTAAAGAAAAATAAATTTGAAGTAATAACTGCAACAAATGGAAAAGAAGCAGTTTTAAAATATGGGGAGTTAAGCCCAAATTGTGTATTACTGGATATTTCTATGCCTGATATGGATGGATTACAAGTTGCTGAGATAATCCAAGGATTCGCAGAACAACGAAATGAATTACCAAAGATTATTTTTGTTACAAGCAAAGAGGAATCCTCGGTGAAAGAAAAGATTCAAAATCTTGGCTATGGATTTCTTCCAAAGCCCTTAAACATAAATGATCTCCTGAAAGTAATTGGTTACTAA